A part of Streptomyces sp. NBC_01210 genomic DNA contains:
- a CDS encoding aminopeptidase P family protein, whose protein sequence is MSEVYGIRRGRLRDRCAATGSAGALVSRPANVRYLAGGAPPGAVLLVGPGEDVLLCPRTPTGDPADGRPDEQLRLTVLPTSAGDPAVAAAELARTVGVESLAVEEHHLTVARHRAVGSVAPRLRLTDLGLAVEQQRLVKDEEEIACLRIAAEITDQALGELLESILVGRTERHLALELERRLVDHGADGPAFATSVATGPNSGQGGHRPSDRRVEEGDFLSVCVGANYRGYRCEIGRTFVIGATPADWQIELYDLVFAAQRAGRESLVPGAAYRDVDHATRQILDAAGHGEGLAPLTGHGVGLEIDEDPQLAPAAMGKLDACVPVTVEPGVHLPGRGGVRIDDTLVVRQEADGGPELLTITTKELLAL, encoded by the coding sequence ATGTCAGAGGTCTATGGGATCCGCCGCGGCAGGCTGCGCGACCGGTGCGCGGCGACCGGCAGCGCAGGGGCCCTGGTCTCCCGCCCCGCCAACGTCCGCTATCTCGCGGGCGGAGCGCCGCCCGGCGCCGTACTGCTGGTCGGCCCGGGCGAAGACGTCCTGCTCTGCCCTCGTACGCCCACCGGCGATCCCGCCGACGGCCGTCCCGACGAACAGCTGCGGCTGACCGTCCTGCCGACCTCGGCCGGCGATCCGGCGGTCGCGGCCGCAGAGCTGGCGAGGACGGTGGGGGTGGAGTCGCTCGCCGTCGAGGAACACCATCTGACCGTCGCCAGGCACCGGGCGGTGGGTTCGGTGGCGCCCCGGCTGCGCCTCACCGACCTCGGTCTCGCCGTCGAGCAGCAGCGCCTCGTCAAGGACGAGGAGGAGATCGCCTGCCTGCGGATCGCGGCGGAGATCACCGACCAGGCCCTCGGCGAGCTGCTGGAGTCGATCCTGGTGGGCCGCACCGAGCGGCATCTCGCGCTGGAGCTGGAACGCCGACTCGTCGACCACGGCGCCGACGGCCCCGCCTTCGCGACCTCGGTCGCCACCGGACCCAACTCCGGGCAAGGCGGCCACCGGCCCTCCGACCGCCGGGTCGAGGAGGGCGATTTCCTCTCCGTCTGCGTCGGCGCCAACTACCGCGGCTACCGGTGCGAGATCGGCCGTACGTTTGTGATCGGGGCGACCCCGGCGGACTGGCAGATCGAGCTGTACGACCTTGTCTTCGCCGCTCAGCGGGCCGGCCGGGAGTCTCTCGTGCCGGGCGCCGCGTACCGCGACGTGGACCATGCGACCCGGCAGATCCTGGACGCCGCGGGCCATGGAGAGGGCCTCGCGCCGCTCACCGGGCACGGTGTAGGGCTCGAAATCGACGAGGACCCGCAGCTGGCACCTGCGGCCATGGGTAAACTGGACGCTTGTGTGCCGGTCACCGTCGAACCGGGGGTCCACCTCCCGGGCCGGGGCGGTGTCCGGATCGATGACACGCTCGTCGTACGCCAGGAGGCGGACGGCGGACCCGAGCTACTCACCATCACGACCAAGGAGCTGCTCGCGCTCTAG
- a CDS encoding AAA family ATPase gives MQQAVGAPLPPPHGPGHGPAGWTHSAQHPGPVQGAPAGPPPPVGPPPPHGVPQGGRPAAPAGPPPATPAGPPPPQGRPHGGHPAAPVGPPQPQGGHSAPGWTSPAPQHDSAPPSRDTTGHIQLPPGGPVPIPAPPPAEIGTGATTLAVLLIGPAGAGKTTVARHWAAGRRVPTAHISLDDVREWVCSGFADPQSGWNDHSEAQYRLARRTCGFAARNFLANGISCILDDAVFPDRPVVGLGGWKRHVGPGLLPVVLLPGLEIVLERNAERSGNRRLSDEEVASIHGRMAGWYGSGLPIIDNSKYDVETTARVLDDVLARSIASPPNW, from the coding sequence ATGCAGCAAGCAGTGGGGGCTCCGCTGCCGCCGCCCCACGGACCGGGGCACGGACCGGCCGGATGGACACACAGCGCCCAGCACCCGGGGCCTGTGCAGGGGGCTCCCGCCGGACCGCCGCCGCCCGTCGGCCCTCCGCCGCCGCACGGTGTGCCGCAGGGCGGCCGTCCCGCGGCTCCCGCCGGACCTCCGCCCGCGACCCCTGCCGGGCCCCCGCCCCCGCAGGGACGGCCGCACGGCGGGCATCCCGCGGCTCCCGTCGGACCTCCGCAGCCGCAAGGCGGCCATTCCGCCCCCGGCTGGACGAGCCCCGCCCCTCAGCACGACTCCGCGCCGCCGTCCCGCGACACCACGGGGCACATCCAGTTGCCGCCGGGCGGGCCGGTTCCCATACCCGCCCCGCCACCCGCCGAGATCGGCACCGGCGCGACCACCCTCGCCGTCCTGCTGATCGGCCCGGCCGGTGCCGGGAAGACGACCGTGGCGCGCCACTGGGCCGCCGGACGCCGCGTCCCCACCGCGCACATCAGCCTCGACGACGTACGCGAATGGGTCTGCTCCGGCTTCGCGGACCCGCAGTCCGGCTGGAACGACCACTCCGAGGCCCAGTACCGCCTCGCCCGCCGCACCTGCGGCTTCGCCGCCCGCAACTTCCTGGCCAACGGGATCTCCTGCATCCTCGACGACGCGGTCTTCCCCGACCGGCCCGTCGTCGGCCTGGGCGGCTGGAAGCGCCATGTCGGCCCCGGTCTGCTGCCCGTGGTCCTCCTGCCGGGCCTCGAGATCGTCCTGGAACGCAACGCCGAGCGCAGCGGAAACCGCCGCCTCTCGGACGAGGAAGTCGCGAGCATCCACGGCCGGATGGCCGGCTGGTACGGATCGGGGCTGCCGATCATCGACAACTCCAAGTACGACGTGGAGACCACGGCACGGGTCCTCGACGACGTACTCGCCCGTTCCATCGCCAGCCCGCCGAACTGGTAG